From a single Litorilinea aerophila genomic region:
- a CDS encoding class I SAM-dependent methyltransferase has translation MLAESGLCYQHAVQRGDYNRYVGNLFGKYDNVRLYWEDQLTRKMLRPHLAELVQQRRSQGRRIRIVDLGCGAGQGYDLLTRISQNEQDLSLAHHRVLEEQDIECYLGLDINPAMVEKGSELYADVPHVHFRQADLREGLPIEQVGEEPYDLYFSSYASLSHLDRPHLQRLLAEIARHGRPGSLVVMDLLGRNSVEWPCYWAARSDAEKFQNYTMNYLADPQADGDEGAVVEHFPMRYWNGQEVRALGEEVTRRTGRGLQVVGLFDRSILVGRHVDTRQYNPRLKPLRRAVNRLHEDCMRTDLEELIIPDGSWPTHPEPAVDAFLNELARSWNALVRFCQQRLQTRLSLGELEGWDEFSAPLQLALVTMDRVISSAEGLWHSDPRANIIEPQLGFALRSLEFGLQKGMGCGHGLVAILRLT, from the coding sequence ATGTTGGCCGAATCGGGTCTCTGCTATCAACATGCCGTGCAGCGGGGAGACTACAATCGCTACGTCGGCAATTTATTCGGCAAGTACGACAACGTCCGTCTATATTGGGAAGATCAGTTGACGCGCAAGATGTTGCGGCCCCACCTGGCGGAGCTGGTGCAACAGCGCCGCAGCCAGGGCCGCCGCATCCGCATTGTGGATCTGGGCTGTGGCGCGGGTCAGGGCTACGACCTGTTGACCCGCATCAGCCAGAACGAGCAGGATCTGAGCCTGGCCCACCACCGGGTTCTGGAAGAGCAGGATATCGAGTGCTACCTGGGGCTGGACATCAACCCGGCCATGGTAGAAAAGGGGAGCGAGCTCTACGCGGATGTGCCCCACGTCCACTTTCGCCAGGCAGACCTGCGGGAAGGGCTGCCCATCGAGCAGGTGGGAGAGGAGCCGTATGACCTGTACTTTTCCTCTTACGCCTCCCTGTCCCACCTGGATCGCCCCCATCTGCAGCGGCTGCTGGCGGAGATCGCCCGCCACGGGCGGCCCGGCAGCCTGGTGGTCATGGACCTGTTGGGCCGCAATTCTGTGGAGTGGCCCTGCTATTGGGCTGCCCGCAGCGACGCAGAAAAGTTCCAGAATTACACCATGAACTACCTGGCGGATCCCCAGGCCGATGGCGATGAGGGCGCGGTGGTGGAGCATTTCCCCATGCGCTACTGGAACGGCCAGGAGGTGCGGGCGTTGGGCGAGGAGGTGACCCGCCGGACGGGGCGTGGGCTTCAGGTGGTGGGGCTCTTCGATCGCTCCATCCTGGTGGGGCGCCATGTGGACACCCGCCAGTACAACCCCCGCCTGAAACCCCTGCGCCGGGCCGTCAACCGGCTCCACGAGGACTGCATGCGCACCGATCTGGAGGAGCTGATCATCCCGGACGGAAGCTGGCCGACCCATCCTGAGCCGGCGGTGGACGCTTTCCTCAACGAGCTGGCCAGGAGCTGGAATGCCCTGGTGCGCTTCTGCCAGCAGCGCCTCCAGACCCGCCTCTCCCTGGGCGAGCTGGAAGGCTGGGATGAATTCTCGGCCCCGCTCCAGCTGGCCCTGGTGACCATGGACCGGGTCATCAGCAGCGCGGAAGGGCTCTGGCACAGCGATCCCCGGGCCAATATCATCGAGCCCCAGTTGGGCTTCGCCCTGCGCAGCCTGGAATTCGGCCTGCAGAAGGGCATGGGCTGCGGTCACGGGTTGGTGGCCATTCTGAGGTTGACCTGA
- a CDS encoding ABC transporter permease, translating into MAVAQPAAGRMARPSRLRRLWDNLSIVFESRVATVGLSIVMFWLLVGVVSLFWTPYPPNATEFQQNLPPNSVNWLGTDHLGRDILSRLMQGTQVILLKTRLPGDTDLVLPGGVAIWGVLGSLVVGSILGLNAGYRGGWWDQGIMQVLDALIAFPRIVLYLVAIAALGQGDLVVILAITVTGAPGVARLVRSLTLDIKTRDYIRAAETRGESPWYIMFREILPNARGPLLVDAMLRVGYAIFAIGTLGFLGIGLPPPDPDWGNMVNEARRNIFVNQWGVIWPSVAIASLVIGLNLFADGLREELSRYQK; encoded by the coding sequence ATGGCCGTTGCACAACCGGCCGCCGGCAGGATGGCCCGTCCATCCCGCCTGCGGCGTCTTTGGGACAACCTGTCCATCGTCTTCGAATCCCGGGTAGCCACCGTTGGCCTGTCCATCGTGATGTTCTGGCTGCTGGTTGGGGTGGTCTCCCTGTTTTGGACCCCCTACCCGCCCAACGCCACCGAATTCCAGCAGAACCTGCCGCCCAATTCGGTGAACTGGCTGGGCACGGACCACCTGGGGCGGGACATCCTCTCCCGCCTCATGCAGGGGACCCAGGTCATTCTGCTGAAGACCCGTCTGCCGGGTGACACCGACCTGGTCCTGCCGGGTGGGGTCGCCATCTGGGGCGTGTTGGGTTCGCTGGTGGTGGGCTCCATCCTGGGCCTGAACGCGGGCTACCGGGGAGGCTGGTGGGATCAGGGCATCATGCAGGTGTTGGACGCCCTGATCGCCTTCCCCCGCATCGTCCTCTACCTGGTGGCCATCGCCGCCCTGGGCCAGGGCGACCTGGTGGTCATCCTGGCCATCACCGTCACCGGCGCGCCGGGCGTGGCCCGCCTGGTGCGCAGCCTGACCCTGGACATCAAGACCCGGGACTACATTCGCGCTGCCGAAACCCGGGGTGAAAGTCCCTGGTACATCATGTTCCGGGAGATCCTGCCCAACGCGCGGGGGCCCCTGCTGGTGGATGCCATGTTGCGGGTGGGCTATGCCATCTTCGCCATCGGGACCCTGGGCTTCCTGGGGATCGGCCTCCCACCGCCCGACCCGGACTGGGGGAACATGGTCAACGAAGCCCGGCGCAACATCTTTGTAAACCAGTGGGGGGTGATCTGGCCGTCGGTGGCCATCGCCAGCCTGGTGATCGGCCTCAACCTGTTTGCCGACGGCCTGCGGGAAGAGTTGAGCCGCTATCAAAAATAG
- a CDS encoding ABC transporter substrate-binding protein yields the protein MKKQPRIHPAVLDAASDLQKGKFTRREFLRFATLLGTSVPMAYALAACGPDAQPGAAGPAAPAATEAGQEAAAATGAIKRGGTLRKAMQLQRLDHPARLSWIEGANVVRQVCEYLTETGPDNITRPYLLERWEANDDVTEWTLYLRQGVTFNNGDELTADDVLFTFSQWLDPEVGSSMLGLLTYLDGMESVEKVDDYTIKLHLNSPNIGVPEHLFHYPAVILHRNFEGDIVRQPVGTGAFLLEEYAEGERAVLRRREDYWRNGEDGQPLPYLDEIIYVSIDKDAAVAALQSGQVDSMYQPRPSDWQALRDVPGLSVYDASTSQCYLVRMRVDLEPWNDNRVRTALKLCQDREKILQLSYYGEGDLSIDAHVAPVHPAYAPKPIPEYDPETARSLLEEYAAEKGIELPLRVTLATKNDEAEPEIAQALKELAAPAGFDISLDITEPSGYWDRWTEVDLGITAWTHRPLATMVLPLAYIADEEGNPVPWNETRWTDEEFTQLLRQAEATLDVEARREIMSQIEDIMQERGPIGNSYWKKVWNITRSEFKNVTAHPTSYDLLYEVWKDA from the coding sequence ATGAAGAAACAGCCAAGAATTCATCCCGCGGTTCTGGATGCGGCCAGCGATCTGCAGAAGGGGAAATTCACCCGCCGCGAGTTTTTGCGCTTTGCGACCCTGCTGGGCACTTCGGTCCCCATGGCCTACGCCCTGGCCGCCTGTGGTCCCGATGCCCAGCCCGGCGCTGCGGGCCCGGCTGCGCCGGCGGCCACCGAGGCGGGCCAGGAAGCGGCCGCCGCCACCGGTGCCATCAAACGGGGCGGCACCCTGCGCAAGGCCATGCAGCTACAGCGCCTGGACCACCCGGCCCGCCTCTCCTGGATCGAGGGCGCCAACGTGGTACGCCAGGTCTGCGAGTATCTGACTGAAACCGGCCCGGACAACATCACCCGCCCCTACCTCCTGGAGCGCTGGGAGGCCAACGACGACGTCACCGAGTGGACCCTCTACCTGCGCCAGGGTGTCACCTTCAACAACGGCGACGAGCTCACTGCGGACGATGTGCTCTTTACCTTCAGCCAGTGGCTGGACCCCGAGGTGGGCTCCTCCATGTTGGGGCTGCTGACCTACCTGGACGGCATGGAGAGCGTGGAGAAGGTGGACGACTACACCATCAAGCTGCACTTGAACTCGCCCAACATCGGTGTGCCGGAGCACCTCTTCCACTATCCCGCCGTGATCCTGCACCGCAATTTCGAGGGCGACATTGTCCGACAGCCGGTGGGGACCGGGGCCTTCCTGCTGGAAGAGTATGCCGAAGGCGAACGGGCTGTCCTGCGGCGGCGGGAAGATTACTGGCGCAACGGCGAGGACGGTCAGCCCCTCCCCTACCTGGACGAGATCATCTACGTCTCCATTGACAAGGACGCGGCTGTGGCCGCCCTCCAGAGTGGCCAGGTGGACTCCATGTACCAGCCCCGTCCCAGCGACTGGCAGGCGTTGCGGGATGTGCCGGGGCTCAGCGTCTACGATGCCAGCACTTCCCAGTGTTATCTGGTGCGCATGCGGGTGGACCTGGAGCCCTGGAACGACAATCGGGTGCGCACTGCCCTCAAACTCTGCCAGGATCGGGAGAAGATCCTCCAGCTCTCCTACTACGGCGAGGGAGATCTCTCCATCGACGCCCATGTGGCGCCAGTGCATCCAGCCTACGCGCCCAAGCCCATTCCCGAATATGACCCGGAAACGGCCCGCTCCCTGTTGGAAGAGTACGCCGCCGAGAAGGGCATTGAACTGCCCCTGCGGGTGACCCTGGCCACCAAGAACGACGAAGCCGAGCCAGAGATCGCCCAGGCGTTGAAGGAGCTGGCCGCGCCTGCCGGCTTCGACATCAGCCTGGACATCACCGAACCCAGCGGCTATTGGGATCGCTGGACCGAGGTAGACCTGGGCATTACTGCCTGGACCCACCGGCCCCTGGCCACCATGGTCCTTCCCCTGGCCTACATCGCCGACGAAGAGGGCAACCCGGTCCCCTGGAACGAGACCCGCTGGACCGATGAGGAGTTCACCCAGCTCCTGCGCCAGGCGGAGGCCACCCTGGATGTGGAGGCTCGCCGGGAGATCATGAGCCAGATCGAGGACATCATGCAGGAGCGAGGCCCCATCGGCAACAGCTACTGGAAGAAGGTCTGGAACATTACCCGGTCGGAGTTCAAAAACGTAACCGCTCACCCCACCAGCTACGACCTGCTCTACGAGGTCTGGAAGGACGCTTAA
- a CDS encoding ABC transporter permease: protein MTRFILRSVLSTIVTMLLVSIVLFMLLEVGSGDITVKILGVFATPEQRASYRLQLGLDQPAWLRYLDWLIGNDWRAERLVGHDLVAVPNPQSGEKEWWARVDGELLRWRMQEGELVELVRQPDGSSVQRPAPEERWQTDEEGRQIFWGVDTNNNAVKWVRGEGAVVYILTKAGMRREGDGPQRYIPLRKGLLRGDPGISLQTGRPVAVTLGPRVRNTLVLAGVAFVVIMPLALFLGILAGINEGKPLDRVISIVSLGATATPEFVSGIFLILIFGVWLKVLPAVAIFLSPDAVFEDPKLLILPVLTLTAVELGYVIRMTRASMVEVMDSPYIRTAIIKGLPYWRVVLRHAVRNALMAPITVIMLHVNWLVGGLVVVEVIFGYPGLGKYIYDAAIFGDFNAVEAAAMLTVAIAVATRLIGDLAYTFLNPRIRYS, encoded by the coding sequence ATGACACGGTTCATTTTACGGAGCGTGCTGTCGACCATCGTCACCATGTTGTTGGTTTCGATCGTCCTGTTCATGCTCCTGGAAGTGGGCAGCGGTGACATCACCGTCAAGATCCTGGGCGTCTTCGCCACGCCGGAGCAGCGGGCCTCCTACCGCCTGCAGTTGGGCCTGGATCAGCCGGCCTGGCTGCGCTATCTGGACTGGTTGATCGGCAACGACTGGCGCGCCGAGCGGCTGGTGGGCCATGATCTGGTGGCCGTGCCCAACCCCCAGAGCGGCGAGAAGGAGTGGTGGGCCCGGGTGGACGGGGAACTGCTGCGCTGGCGCATGCAGGAGGGCGAGCTGGTGGAGCTGGTGCGCCAGCCGGATGGCTCCAGCGTCCAGCGTCCTGCGCCCGAAGAACGCTGGCAGACCGATGAAGAGGGGCGCCAGATCTTCTGGGGCGTGGACACCAACAACAACGCGGTCAAGTGGGTACGCGGGGAAGGGGCCGTGGTCTACATCCTCACCAAGGCCGGCATGCGCCGGGAAGGGGATGGCCCCCAGCGCTACATCCCCCTGCGCAAGGGGTTGCTGCGGGGCGACCCGGGCATCTCCTTGCAGACGGGGCGACCGGTGGCCGTCACCCTGGGACCCCGGGTGCGGAACACCCTGGTGTTGGCCGGCGTGGCCTTCGTGGTGATCATGCCCCTGGCCCTCTTTTTGGGGATCCTGGCCGGCATCAACGAAGGGAAGCCCCTGGACCGCGTCATCTCCATCGTCAGCCTGGGCGCCACGGCCACCCCAGAGTTCGTCAGCGGCATCTTCCTGATCCTGATCTTCGGCGTGTGGCTGAAAGTCTTGCCCGCGGTGGCCATCTTCCTCAGCCCGGACGCCGTTTTCGAAGATCCCAAGTTGCTGATCCTGCCGGTGCTCACCCTCACGGCCGTGGAGCTGGGCTACGTGATCCGCATGACCCGGGCCAGCATGGTGGAGGTGATGGACTCCCCCTACATCCGGACGGCCATCATCAAAGGGCTGCCCTACTGGCGGGTGGTCCTGCGCCATGCCGTGCGCAACGCGTTGATGGCCCCCATCACGGTCATCATGCTCCACGTCAACTGGCTGGTAGGGGGCCTGGTGGTGGTGGAAGTGATCTTCGGGTACCCGGGGCTGGGCAAGTACATCTACGACGCGGCCATCTTTGGCGATTTCAACGCCGTGGAAGCGGCCGCCATGTTGACCGTGGCCATCGCCGTCGCCACCCGGCTGATAGGCGACCTGGCGTATACCTTCTTGAACCCTCGCATTCGCTACTCGTAG
- the asnB gene encoding asparagine synthase B yields MCGIAGMWGDVDETLLQAMLSKIAHRGPDGQGIALESSQGALAHCRLAIMDPAGGDQPIYNEDRSRVLVANGEIYNFPALRTALSNRHRFRSRSDSEAIVHLWEDERSDAVRALDGMFAFVAMDDRSLFLARDPIGIKPLYWGIHQPGAGREILCFASEVKSLANWVDEVAEVPPGTYYDSETGWGEYYQIPEPSPLEDLSPEEHAGRLRAALERAVTKRLMSDVPVGAFLSGGLDSSIIAALARQQVEELHTFSVGIEGSPDIEAARRVARHIGSIHHEYLYTGEEVLAHLPAILYHLESFDQDLVRSAIPCYFCARLASDYVKVILTGEGADELFAGYRYYKEIQDPDLLQEELRRSVSSLHNINLQRVDRMTMCHGIEGRVPFLDTDLIALAQTIPPQLKLKTLADGRQVEKWILRLACQDLLPDDIVWRDKEQFDEGSGTVDLLADLLQPLLAGLDVPAYRAAHADLPLRSAEECLYHKLLAEAFPRPEPVMRTVAHWTADRLAG; encoded by the coding sequence ATGTGTGGCATTGCAGGCATGTGGGGAGACGTGGACGAAACGCTCCTCCAGGCCATGTTGAGCAAGATCGCCCACCGGGGGCCGGATGGCCAGGGAATCGCCCTGGAGTCGAGCCAGGGCGCCCTGGCCCACTGTCGGCTGGCCATTATGGACCCCGCCGGTGGGGATCAGCCCATTTACAACGAAGATCGATCCCGGGTCCTGGTGGCCAACGGCGAGATCTACAACTTTCCTGCCCTGCGGACGGCCCTGTCCAACCGGCATCGCTTCCGCAGCCGCAGCGACAGCGAGGCCATCGTCCACCTGTGGGAAGACGAACGGTCTGACGCGGTGCGGGCACTGGACGGAATGTTCGCCTTCGTGGCCATGGATGACCGGTCCCTCTTCCTGGCCCGGGATCCCATCGGCATCAAGCCCCTGTACTGGGGCATCCATCAGCCAGGGGCGGGCCGGGAGATCCTCTGCTTCGCTTCGGAGGTGAAGTCCCTGGCCAACTGGGTGGACGAAGTGGCGGAAGTGCCGCCGGGCACCTACTACGACTCCGAGACTGGATGGGGCGAATATTATCAGATCCCGGAACCCTCTCCCCTGGAGGACCTCTCTCCAGAGGAGCACGCAGGGCGGCTGCGCGCGGCCCTGGAGCGGGCGGTGACCAAGCGCCTCATGAGCGACGTCCCCGTGGGCGCGTTCCTTTCCGGCGGGTTGGACAGCAGCATCATCGCCGCCCTGGCCCGGCAGCAGGTGGAGGAACTTCACACCTTCTCCGTGGGCATCGAGGGTTCCCCGGATATCGAGGCGGCCCGGCGGGTGGCTCGCCATATCGGCTCCATCCACCACGAATACCTCTACACCGGGGAGGAAGTGCTGGCGCACCTGCCCGCCATCCTCTACCACCTGGAATCTTTCGACCAGGACCTGGTGCGGAGCGCCATCCCCTGCTACTTCTGTGCCCGCCTGGCCTCCGACTATGTCAAGGTGATCCTGACTGGGGAAGGGGCAGATGAACTCTTCGCCGGCTATCGCTACTACAAAGAGATCCAGGATCCAGACCTGTTGCAGGAAGAACTGCGCCGCTCCGTCTCTTCCCTGCACAACATCAACCTGCAGCGGGTAGACCGCATGACCATGTGTCACGGCATCGAAGGCCGGGTACCCTTCCTGGACACGGACCTGATCGCGCTGGCCCAGACCATTCCGCCCCAGCTCAAGCTGAAGACGCTGGCGGATGGCCGCCAGGTGGAGAAGTGGATTTTGCGCCTGGCCTGCCAGGACCTGCTGCCGGACGACATCGTCTGGCGGGACAAGGAGCAGTTCGACGAGGGCAGCGGCACGGTGGATCTGCTCGCCGACCTGCTGCAGCCCCTGCTGGCGGGGCTGGACGTGCCCGCCTATCGAGCCGCCCACGCCGACCTGCCCCTGCGCTCCGCGGAAGAGTGTCTCTATCACAAGTTGCTGGCCGAGGCCTTCCCTCGACCTGAGCCGGTTATGCGGACCGTCGCCCACTGGACGGCGGACCGGCTGGCCGGATAA
- a CDS encoding GntR family transcriptional regulator: MLPTTLLAASTRQRGTNESLNELAYRQIRHQILHLELPPASLLDETDLATALGIGLTPVRHALRRLAWEKLVVIMPRRGTMVADVNLSDLRKLFEMQLELFSLAASLAAQRATPTEIQRMVQICQAMQEKTDQIADWLWHQQQLHELLTAASHNEFLAETLSWQFGHTIRLSNLAADTLQASLDARTAELARLLQAVQERMPQEAAALARTYLAHLHQDLVSYF, translated from the coding sequence ATGCTCCCAACTACTCTGCTGGCGGCTTCGACTCGCCAACGCGGCACCAACGAATCCCTGAACGAACTGGCCTATCGACAGATCCGCCACCAGATCCTCCACCTGGAACTGCCCCCCGCTTCCCTGCTGGACGAGACGGACCTGGCCACCGCCCTGGGCATCGGCCTGACCCCGGTGCGCCACGCCCTGCGCCGGCTGGCCTGGGAGAAGCTGGTGGTGATCATGCCCCGCCGGGGCACCATGGTGGCCGACGTCAACCTCTCCGACCTGCGCAAGCTCTTTGAGATGCAATTGGAGCTCTTCAGCCTGGCTGCCAGCCTGGCCGCCCAGCGGGCCACGCCGACCGAAATTCAACGCATGGTCCAGATCTGCCAGGCCATGCAGGAGAAAACCGACCAGATCGCCGACTGGCTCTGGCACCAGCAACAGCTCCACGAGCTGTTGACCGCAGCCAGCCACAACGAGTTCCTGGCAGAAACCCTGTCCTGGCAGTTCGGCCACACCATACGGCTGTCCAACCTGGCCGCTGACACCCTCCAGGCTTCCCTGGATGCCCGGACGGCTGAGCTGGCCCGGCTTCTCCAGGCCGTCCAGGAGAGGATGCCCCAGGAAGCCGCTGCCCTGGCCCGCACCTACCTGGCCCATCTCCACCAGGATCTGGTCTCCTATTTTTAG
- a CDS encoding dipeptide ABC transporter ATP-binding protein, with protein MANELVRREKRDSKARGGTSAPVLKVEDLAVAYKVRRGEVEAVQNVSFEIYRGESYGIVGESGCGKSTVAWSIVNFLGANGYVKRGSIKFMGQDLVGKSGEELRRLRGDQIAMVYQDPMQALNPSMRIGDQMTEVLTVHRNMGKEEAEERCIQMLKRVYMPDPENVMRRYPHQISGGQQQRVVIGMALLNNPALLIMDEPTTALDVTVEAAVLDLIAELRREFDTAIMYITHNLGVVARVCDRVGVMYAGEMVERATVEDLFEDPQHPYTQGLLRCVPKLGTTKASSVLYPIPGRVPAPNNRPAGCVFAPRCDYVRERCWEERPLLRELPGGTWVRCHFAEEIDPSTWTPPEEMELPALRSNGEPGEPILEVENLKKYYPVQGQSLKEILGFGEKKYVKAVEDATFNVRRGSTLGIVGESGCGKSTLVKTLIGLEEATSGRAEFLGFDLTQDLSKRDEALIKELQMVFQNPDSTMNPAYTVGQQIARPMQRFKTVPKEQIREEVIRLLKAMRLDESYYDRLPRQLSGGEKQRVGIARALASRPDLVLCDEPVSALDVSVQAAILNLLLNVQQEYGTTLIFIAHDLSVVRFFSDYVAVMYLGQVMEIGPAEAIYAPPYHPYTEALLSAVPIPDPKAKQKHIRLEGSVPSAMNPPSGCRFHTRCPRRHLLPDGGKICETEIPPWRETEDGHRIFCHIPLETLSTFEPVIEPAATDRPALATEGQ; from the coding sequence ATGGCAAATGAACTCGTCAGGCGCGAGAAAAGAGATTCCAAAGCACGTGGGGGCACATCGGCGCCCGTCCTGAAAGTGGAAGATCTGGCCGTGGCCTACAAAGTGCGCCGCGGCGAGGTGGAAGCGGTGCAAAACGTTTCCTTTGAAATTTACCGGGGCGAGTCCTACGGCATTGTCGGCGAGTCCGGCTGTGGCAAGAGCACCGTGGCCTGGTCCATCGTCAACTTCCTGGGCGCCAACGGCTACGTCAAGCGGGGCAGCATCAAGTTCATGGGCCAGGACCTGGTGGGCAAGAGCGGCGAAGAGCTGCGTCGCCTCCGGGGCGACCAGATCGCCATGGTCTACCAGGATCCCATGCAGGCCCTGAACCCGTCCATGCGCATCGGCGACCAGATGACGGAAGTGCTGACCGTCCACCGGAACATGGGCAAAGAGGAGGCCGAGGAGCGCTGCATCCAGATGTTGAAGCGGGTCTATATGCCCGACCCGGAAAACGTGATGCGCCGCTACCCCCACCAGATTTCCGGCGGCCAGCAGCAGCGGGTGGTCATCGGCATGGCCTTGCTCAACAACCCGGCCCTGCTGATCATGGACGAGCCCACCACCGCGCTGGACGTGACGGTGGAGGCGGCTGTGCTGGACCTGATCGCCGAATTGCGCCGGGAATTCGACACGGCCATCATGTACATCACCCACAATTTGGGCGTGGTGGCCCGGGTCTGTGACCGGGTGGGCGTCATGTACGCCGGCGAGATGGTGGAGCGGGCCACGGTGGAAGATCTCTTCGAGGATCCCCAACATCCCTACACCCAGGGGCTGCTCCGCTGTGTACCCAAGCTGGGCACCACCAAGGCCAGCAGCGTCCTCTACCCCATTCCGGGTCGGGTGCCCGCGCCCAACAATCGGCCGGCGGGGTGTGTCTTCGCCCCCCGCTGCGACTACGTCCGGGAGCGCTGTTGGGAAGAGCGGCCCTTGCTGCGGGAGCTGCCCGGTGGCACCTGGGTCCGCTGCCATTTTGCCGAAGAGATCGACCCCAGCACCTGGACACCCCCCGAAGAGATGGAGCTGCCCGCCCTCCGATCCAATGGCGAACCCGGCGAGCCCATCCTGGAAGTGGAAAATTTGAAAAAATATTACCCCGTTCAAGGCCAGTCCTTGAAGGAGATCTTGGGTTTTGGCGAGAAAAAGTATGTGAAAGCCGTGGAAGACGCCACCTTCAACGTGCGGCGAGGCAGCACCCTGGGCATCGTGGGCGAGTCCGGCTGTGGCAAGAGCACCCTGGTGAAGACCCTCATCGGCCTGGAGGAGGCCACCTCGGGCCGGGCGGAGTTCCTGGGCTTCGACCTGACCCAGGATCTGTCCAAACGGGATGAGGCCCTGATCAAAGAGCTCCAGATGGTCTTCCAAAACCCCGACTCCACCATGAACCCGGCCTATACTGTGGGCCAGCAGATCGCCCGGCCCATGCAGCGTTTCAAGACGGTGCCCAAGGAGCAGATCCGGGAGGAGGTGATCCGGCTGCTGAAAGCCATGCGCCTGGACGAATCCTACTACGACCGCCTGCCCCGGCAGCTCAGCGGCGGGGAGAAGCAGCGGGTGGGCATCGCCCGGGCCCTGGCCAGCCGGCCGGACCTGGTCCTGTGCGACGAGCCGGTGAGCGCGCTGGACGTTTCAGTCCAGGCGGCCATTCTCAACCTGCTCCTCAACGTCCAGCAGGAGTATGGCACCACCCTCATCTTCATCGCCCACGACCTGAGCGTGGTCCGCTTCTTCTCGGATTACGTGGCGGTGATGTACCTGGGCCAGGTGATGGAGATCGGCCCGGCCGAGGCCATCTACGCGCCGCCCTACCATCCCTACACGGAAGCGTTGCTCTCGGCGGTGCCCATTCCGGATCCCAAGGCCAAGCAGAAGCACATCCGCCTGGAAGGGTCGGTGCCCAGCGCCATGAACCCGCCTTCCGGCTGCCGCTTCCACACCCGTTGTCCCCGCCGCCACCTCCTGCCGGATGGCGGGAAAATCTGCGAGACGGAGATTCCGCCGTGGCGGGAAACCGAGGACGGCCACCGGATCTTCTGCCACATTCCGCTGGAGACCCTGAGCACGTTTGAACCTGTCATCGAGCCGGCGGCAACAGACAGGCCGGCCCTGGCCACCGAAGGACAATAG